One Roseimaritima multifibrata DNA window includes the following coding sequences:
- a CDS encoding polysaccharide pyruvyl transferase family protein yields the protein MKSQIAANRKTIALLGGSQHTSNLGVSALGLAAIQGIEGAFPGCRILLHDWSMLHDQTPGDQENTSHVELLRLHSNGPVWDRRSILNYKWLSRASNKLPNPIGGQLTRLNRAICDLRESHAVIDISAGDSFSDIYGTRIFDTQMKLKELVLTLGIPLVLAPQTYGPFNDNDCIERAKNVLLGASLIVTREAEGQTELRRTFGDEVADKASIRPDMALLLRPRHVPPNREPAISTARKIVGINISGMLFFSTRNFGISLDYKKLMSDLIQWIIESFDHRVVLFPHVLSEEPDPGALQAAGTTGEVNDSVACATLMDTLGPKYGDRLTCIGHGYNAPETKFLIGHSDFFIGARMHACVAAISQRIPTVTLAYSKKAKGLLSLIGISDTVVDLREAEQQAVFLKIQHLFHSQASIKETFNSAIPDATARANHFFTQDLHALLHDQSN from the coding sequence TTGAAGTCTCAAATCGCAGCCAATCGTAAAACTATCGCATTGCTTGGCGGGAGCCAACATACATCGAACCTAGGTGTTAGTGCACTTGGACTGGCAGCTATCCAGGGCATTGAAGGCGCGTTTCCCGGCTGTCGTATTTTACTGCACGATTGGTCGATGCTTCACGACCAAACCCCAGGAGATCAAGAAAACACATCCCACGTGGAGTTACTCAGACTACACTCCAACGGTCCGGTCTGGGATCGCCGAAGCATTCTTAACTACAAGTGGTTATCGCGGGCCAGCAACAAGCTACCCAACCCGATTGGGGGTCAACTAACTAGGCTTAACAGAGCGATCTGCGACTTGAGAGAGAGCCACGCCGTTATTGACATTTCAGCGGGCGATTCGTTTTCAGACATCTATGGGACTCGGATTTTTGACACACAGATGAAACTCAAGGAACTTGTTCTAACACTAGGGATTCCCTTGGTGCTCGCGCCTCAGACCTACGGCCCCTTCAACGACAACGACTGTATCGAGCGAGCCAAGAACGTACTTCTGGGAGCGTCGCTAATCGTCACACGGGAAGCGGAAGGCCAAACGGAGCTCCGACGAACGTTTGGTGACGAAGTCGCCGACAAAGCTTCGATCCGTCCAGACATGGCATTGCTATTGCGCCCGAGGCACGTCCCCCCGAATCGGGAACCCGCGATCAGCACTGCTCGAAAAATTGTCGGAATCAATATATCGGGAATGCTGTTTTTTTCTACGCGAAATTTCGGGATATCGCTTGATTACAAAAAATTGATGAGTGACCTGATTCAATGGATCATCGAATCTTTTGACCATCGAGTAGTACTGTTTCCACACGTGCTCTCCGAAGAACCTGACCCTGGAGCGCTGCAGGCAGCCGGAACAACAGGCGAGGTCAACGACAGCGTCGCGTGTGCCACCCTAATGGACACACTTGGCCCAAAGTATGGCGACCGTTTGACGTGCATTGGCCATGGATACAATGCACCGGAAACGAAATTTCTTATCGGGCATAGTGATTTTTTTATCGGTGCAAGAATGCATGCCTGCGTTGCAGCCATCTCGCAGCGGATCCCGACCGTTACCTTGGCATATAGCAAAAAGGCGAAGGGCCTACTGAGTCTCATTGGCATTTCCGACACGGTTGTCGACCTCCGTGAAGCTGAGCAGCAAGCTGTTTTTTTGAAAATTCAACATCTATTCCATTCTCAGGCTTCCATTAAAGAAACCTTCAATTCGGCGATTCCCGACGCGACGGCGAGAGCTAATCATTTCTTCACTCAGGATCTTCACGCGTTGTTGCATGACCAATCAAACTAA
- a CDS encoding Gfo/Idh/MocA family protein has protein sequence MLNDIASPRLKSAIVGAGNISVQHINALQSQGLSKIVGVCDLSKSLAMSSAEKFSIPKSYTNFEKMLVDTKPDVVHITTPPASHFTLAKMALENGAHIIVEKPITLAMAKTQELLGIADQKSRFIVEDYNYLFSETIQKLQKLVREDQMGRIVHIEIKICLPVADAGSPFVDQNIGHWVQRTKGGVVADFATHMCYLTHSFIGPVQGVKTSFRKTLENTPLPSDEFRASIDTAEGTANLFFSSSTKPDTFLVKLWGTRGVAEAHLFEPRFISELTHGRSGPLVPLRNGIRMGIQSIGGAFSGLGRKLNGGPGSYDGLWELLRRTYACLQESKPMPVTHQEILEVNQMVHAVLEQANDEAKLI, from the coding sequence ATGCTAAATGATATTGCGTCCCCGCGGCTTAAATCCGCAATCGTTGGAGCGGGAAACATTTCAGTCCAACATATAAATGCCCTCCAGTCACAGGGCTTATCAAAAATAGTTGGGGTCTGCGATCTCTCCAAATCGTTGGCAATGTCGTCTGCGGAGAAGTTTTCGATCCCGAAGTCGTATACTAATTTCGAGAAGATGCTTGTCGACACGAAGCCAGATGTCGTTCACATTACCACTCCACCCGCGTCGCACTTTACTCTTGCCAAGATGGCACTGGAAAATGGAGCACATATTATTGTTGAAAAACCAATTACTTTAGCGATGGCTAAAACACAGGAATTGCTTGGGATTGCAGATCAAAAATCGCGATTTATTGTTGAAGACTATAATTATCTATTTAGCGAGACAATTCAAAAACTTCAGAAGCTAGTGCGAGAAGATCAAATGGGTCGTATCGTCCATATTGAAATTAAGATTTGCCTGCCAGTCGCCGACGCGGGAAGCCCATTTGTGGACCAGAACATTGGGCACTGGGTACAGCGTACTAAAGGCGGGGTGGTCGCCGATTTTGCAACACACATGTGCTACTTGACCCACTCTTTCATCGGACCGGTACAAGGCGTCAAAACCAGCTTTCGCAAGACATTGGAAAACACTCCACTCCCGTCGGACGAATTTCGGGCTTCGATCGATACTGCTGAAGGCACCGCAAACCTTTTTTTTAGTTCCTCGACCAAACCAGACACGTTTCTGGTTAAGTTATGGGGTACCCGCGGTGTCGCCGAAGCACATCTGTTTGAGCCGCGATTTATATCTGAGTTGACTCATGGTCGATCCGGTCCGTTAGTTCCGCTCCGTAATGGGATAAGGATGGGAATTCAGTCGATCGGGGGAGCTTTTTCAGGTTTAGGCAGAAAGTTAAACGGGGGACCAGGGAGCTACGACGGGCTCTGGGAGTTACTGCGGCGGACGTATGCGTGCCTTCAGGAATCGAAACCAATGCCGGTCACACACCAGGAAATTCTCGAAGTCAATCAAATGGTGCACGCTGTCCTTGAGCAAGCGAATGACGAGGCAAAGTTAATTTGA
- a CDS encoding NAD-dependent epimerase/dehydratase family protein — protein sequence MRLLITGANGFLGRKTVEAALHAGHRVRALVRPASSTDSLPANSNLEVVRVDLRTAHELPAILSEIDAVIHLAAGVVGADMDRFVATVVTTENLLKAVKLSKIQKFVHISSFSVYNFGEARKVLTEDSPVLDQSSGLYSRDGYAIAKVWQERIIREAHAVGDWDLCVIRPGFIWGKGNLDLAGLGFAVGPIFFRVSGGKHLPLTYVENAATAIIKAAERKESGGTTLNLIDSPGESGRAYLTAQRRAASAPQFIIPLPYFIGISAARLAKFGSWLFFGKDGKLPGILIASRFEARFKPLRFPNDRIRQTLNWAPAVTFEAALRKAFREETNDGLS from the coding sequence TTGAGACTTCTAATAACTGGCGCCAATGGGTTCCTCGGTCGAAAAACTGTCGAAGCCGCGCTTCATGCGGGGCATCGGGTGCGGGCTTTGGTTCGACCTGCTTCGAGTACAGACTCGCTTCCTGCCAATAGCAACCTGGAAGTAGTGCGTGTCGACCTACGTACCGCACACGAACTCCCAGCAATTTTATCAGAAATCGATGCCGTTATTCATCTGGCAGCTGGAGTTGTCGGCGCGGACATGGATCGGTTTGTCGCAACAGTTGTAACAACGGAAAATCTACTGAAAGCGGTAAAGCTTTCGAAAATCCAAAAGTTTGTGCACATAAGCAGTTTTTCCGTATACAACTTCGGAGAAGCCCGCAAAGTTTTGACTGAAGACTCACCAGTGCTTGACCAATCATCGGGACTATATTCTCGCGACGGATACGCGATCGCAAAGGTATGGCAGGAACGAATCATACGAGAGGCCCACGCAGTAGGGGACTGGGACCTTTGCGTGATTCGTCCCGGATTCATTTGGGGCAAAGGGAATTTAGACTTGGCGGGGTTGGGCTTCGCAGTGGGGCCCATTTTCTTCCGTGTTAGCGGCGGCAAACACCTGCCGCTGACCTATGTCGAAAACGCCGCGACGGCGATTATAAAGGCGGCGGAACGCAAAGAGTCCGGCGGGACGACCCTCAATCTGATCGATAGTCCTGGAGAGAGCGGGCGAGCCTACCTGACTGCGCAACGAAGGGCAGCCAGCGCCCCGCAGTTCATCATCCCGCTACCTTACTTCATCGGCATCTCGGCTGCTCGCCTAGCCAAATTTGGTAGCTGGCTATTTTTCGGAAAGGATGGCAAACTGCCCGGCATCCTTATTGCTTCAAGGTTCGAGGCTAGATTCAAACCACTCCGATTTCCAAATGACAGAATTCGACAGACCCTGAACTGGGCGCCCGCAGTTACCTTCGAGGCGGCCCTCAGGAAAGCATTCCGCGAAGAGACGAACGATGGACTCAGCTGA
- a CDS encoding IS4 family transposase, whose protein sequence is MRHPCLRTIIDRILPGRILLADRYYATFWLLALGETRGIDLVARAHHLRRIDFRKGLKLGYLDQLVIYRKPARPKWMKQEEYDSISTMIFVRHLKYKVQQKGFRTREITLATTLLDAEIYTAEELAELYRRRWQVELHIRSLKTQMQMEHLRCKSPQMVRKEIHCHMIGFNLVRAAMLASALKFQLCPTRLSFTGAMQALEEFAACLRLHSTNRTQQWDNLLETISELAVGDRPGRQEKRELKRRQKNYRLMTAPRNPNRNRYATAA, encoded by the coding sequence GTGAGACATCCTTGTCTGCGAACGATTATCGACCGCATTTTACCGGGCCGAATCCTGCTGGCCGACCGCTACTACGCGACCTTCTGGTTGTTGGCACTAGGAGAAACTCGTGGTATTGATTTAGTCGCTCGCGCCCATCATCTAAGGAGGATTGATTTTCGCAAAGGGCTGAAGCTTGGCTACTTGGATCAACTGGTTATCTATCGAAAACCGGCTCGCCCAAAATGGATGAAACAAGAAGAGTACGACAGCATTTCGACCATGATCTTTGTTCGACATTTGAAGTACAAAGTCCAGCAGAAGGGATTCCGGACCCGAGAGATCACGTTGGCGACGACGTTGCTGGATGCTGAAATCTACACTGCTGAAGAACTTGCTGAACTGTATCGCAGGAGGTGGCAAGTGGAACTGCACATCCGCAGCTTGAAGACGCAAATGCAGATGGAACACCTCCGCTGCAAAAGCCCTCAAATGGTTCGCAAAGAAATCCACTGCCATATGATTGGGTTCAACCTAGTTCGCGCGGCGATGCTCGCATCCGCATTGAAGTTCCAATTGTGTCCAACGCGACTGAGCTTTACCGGCGCGATGCAGGCGTTGGAGGAATTCGCGGCTTGCTTGCGTCTGCATTCCACGAACCGCACACAGCAGTGGGACAACTTGCTTGAGACGATCTCTGAGTTAGCGGTAGGGGACCGGCCAGGGCGTCAAGAAAAACGCGAACTCAAACGCAGACAAAAAAATTATAGACTCATGACTGCCCCGCGAAACCCAAACCGAAACCGTTATGCTACAGCAGCTTAG
- a CDS encoding sulfotransferase family protein: MSETEQPLAFIAESSRIERPIILVGCVRSGTTLLRLMLDSHPEIAFHFEFEFAVERISPDGIFPPLDLYRDHLNSNRIFQLCNYDIDKNLSYKDLINSFLLQKKQNKRFVGATIHKYLDRIPYLFEDARYIHLVRDPRDVARSIVAMGWAGTSFTATKMWLETERHWDLLRKHIPDHDVIDVRYEDLLEAPKAHLAKICHWAGVEYSPRMLDYPTNSSYGKPDSRLAHQWKSKARSVEIRQSEAAAGDALIQRSYEPSGEDALSVGAWRRCMYAATDWQWRLRFRIRRYGIGLYAADLLARKLRIHSIRQMTRIRIDDLDNAAMR, from the coding sequence ATGTCAGAAACGGAACAACCACTTGCCTTTATTGCCGAATCGTCGCGGATTGAGCGTCCGATTATTTTAGTAGGCTGCGTCAGATCGGGCACAACGTTGCTCCGGCTGATGCTGGATAGTCACCCGGAGATCGCGTTTCATTTCGAATTCGAGTTTGCGGTAGAACGAATTAGCCCCGACGGAATCTTTCCGCCGCTCGACCTTTATCGCGACCATCTTAATTCAAATCGAATTTTTCAGCTTTGCAATTACGATATCGATAAGAACCTATCTTACAAAGATTTAATAAATTCGTTTCTCCTGCAAAAGAAGCAAAACAAGCGATTTGTCGGGGCAACGATTCATAAATACTTAGACCGCATTCCTTACTTGTTCGAGGATGCTAGGTACATTCACCTTGTCCGCGATCCGCGGGACGTTGCTAGATCGATCGTCGCAATGGGCTGGGCGGGCACCAGCTTTACTGCGACTAAAATGTGGTTAGAAACGGAAAGACATTGGGACCTGCTTCGAAAACACATTCCGGATCATGACGTTATCGATGTTCGCTATGAAGATTTGCTAGAAGCCCCAAAGGCACACCTGGCAAAAATCTGTCACTGGGCAGGGGTCGAGTATAGCCCACGAATGCTCGACTACCCGACGAACAGCAGCTATGGAAAACCCGATTCGCGATTGGCGCACCAGTGGAAATCAAAGGCGAGATCAGTAGAGATTCGCCAAAGTGAGGCAGCTGCCGGCGATGCGTTGATCCAAAGGTCTTATGAACCCAGCGGCGAAGATGCCCTGTCCGTAGGGGCATGGCGACGCTGCATGTACGCTGCGACCGACTGGCAATGGCGGTTGCGATTTCGTATTCGACGCTATGGAATTGGCCTTTACGCTGCGGATCTGCTTGCCCGTAAACTACGAATTCATTCGATACGACAGATGACCCGCATTAGGATTGATGACCTGGACAACGCTGCGATGAGATAA
- a CDS encoding sulfotransferase family protein, producing the protein MRSSLFNLFRRGRKPDFIVVGAAKAGTTTLFDYLRRDSRVFLPDRKELFFFSKDSVYEKGIGWYCDQFATARASQLCGEITPSYTVWPRYSEALPRIKRHLPRARLIYIMRNPVDRAWSHYRMVNGTSWPLGDRPPDDEGFAQPSEYMTQIRRILEFFDRAQLLPLLFDDLVRDPQSCCSEIQRFIGLEERNLVKGKTVHANAASDLLDSGNGHHRTGRMPSTELRLQLNRRFEPTLQDLESFLNRDLTMWRS; encoded by the coding sequence ATGCGTAGCTCTCTATTTAACCTTTTCCGAAGAGGCAGGAAACCTGACTTTATCGTTGTCGGGGCCGCGAAGGCAGGCACAACAACTTTATTTGATTACCTGCGCCGAGACTCACGGGTTTTCCTTCCCGATCGCAAGGAACTGTTTTTCTTCAGCAAAGACTCAGTGTACGAGAAGGGAATCGGTTGGTACTGCGATCAATTTGCGACGGCGAGAGCGAGTCAACTCTGTGGCGAGATTACCCCCAGCTATACTGTTTGGCCAAGATATAGCGAAGCACTCCCTCGAATAAAGCGCCACTTGCCACGAGCACGACTCATCTACATCATGCGAAACCCGGTTGACCGAGCGTGGTCTCACTACCGCATGGTAAATGGCACAAGTTGGCCGCTAGGTGATCGCCCGCCCGACGACGAAGGCTTTGCGCAACCCAGCGAGTACATGACCCAAATTCGGCGGATCTTGGAGTTTTTCGATCGTGCGCAACTATTGCCACTACTGTTCGACGACTTAGTCCGCGATCCACAGTCGTGCTGCTCGGAAATCCAACGGTTCATTGGACTTGAGGAACGCAACCTTGTCAAAGGGAAAACCGTTCACGCAAACGCTGCTTCCGACCTCCTGGACAGCGGAAATGGCCACCATCGGACGGGTCGCATGCCATCGACTGAACTCCGGTTGCAGCTAAATCGCCGCTTTGAGCCAACCCTGCAAGACCTGGAATCTTTCTTAAATCGCGATCTGACGATGTGGCGATCCTAG
- a CDS encoding glycosyltransferase family 4 protein produces the protein MEQPSWVLFAAFLAAAVVMPLRVVSAFRTAMRTRSAGMRSLVWHLFYIVEASFLARSLQSKGITHIHNHIAENSATVAMLACEIGGLTYSMTVHGPHEFYVASQIAFPEKLARAKFVACISHFCKSQCMAWSSPADWDHFHLVRCALDDAYFASSTPVPRSHIRFLSVGRLCPEKGFVLMVRAVAELKKMGVSVSLTIVGDGPSRRDIEEEINRHQLSKSVQLVGWKSNDEVRSMLCKSAVFVLPSFAEGLPVVIMEAFASGCAVIATRIAGIPELVFDGKNGWIVEPGDVRSLTKAMQEASTTSSSELLAMGMAGRRKVQESHNITHEVAVLASLLRQ, from the coding sequence TTGGAACAACCGTCGTGGGTGCTCTTTGCCGCATTCTTGGCAGCAGCGGTAGTGATGCCACTTCGTGTCGTCTCGGCTTTCCGAACCGCAATGCGTACTCGATCTGCCGGAATGCGGAGCCTTGTGTGGCACCTCTTCTATATCGTGGAGGCGTCTTTTCTCGCACGAAGCCTCCAAAGCAAGGGGATTACGCATATCCACAATCACATCGCGGAGAACTCAGCAACAGTCGCGATGCTGGCTTGTGAGATCGGCGGGCTGACGTACAGCATGACCGTACACGGTCCGCATGAGTTTTACGTCGCCAGCCAAATTGCCTTCCCAGAGAAATTGGCACGAGCAAAATTTGTCGCATGCATCTCCCACTTTTGCAAGAGCCAGTGCATGGCCTGGAGTTCACCAGCAGACTGGGATCACTTTCACCTTGTTCGCTGTGCCCTCGACGACGCCTATTTCGCGAGCAGCACCCCCGTCCCCCGCAGCCACATTCGATTCCTGTCCGTGGGACGACTATGCCCAGAGAAAGGTTTCGTGCTAATGGTAAGAGCTGTCGCAGAATTGAAAAAAATGGGCGTATCAGTTTCACTCACTATTGTTGGAGATGGCCCCTCGCGCCGCGACATCGAAGAGGAAATCAATCGCCACCAACTCTCCAAGAGTGTCCAATTAGTCGGATGGAAAAGCAACGACGAAGTGAGATCGATGCTATGTAAATCGGCTGTTTTCGTCCTTCCGAGCTTTGCTGAAGGGCTTCCAGTCGTAATCATGGAAGCCTTCGCGTCAGGCTGTGCTGTTATTGCAACGCGGATTGCAGGTATTCCCGAACTTGTCTTCGACGGCAAGAACGGATGGATCGTAGAGCCAGGAGATGTCCGATCGCTTACAAAAGCCATGCAGGAAGCAAGCACAACGTCTTCGAGTGAACTCCTTGCCATGGGCATGGCAGGCCGTCGCAAGGTGCAGGAATCGCACAATATCACTCACGAGGTGGCCGTACTTGCAAGTCTTTTAAGGCAATAA
- a CDS encoding sulfotransferase domain-containing protein, which translates to MPLPNLLIIGAMKAATTSLYQLLETHEEIWFPSEKEPHYFTSKEYGQNSAFNKYKMLFDDAPIQVKYIGEASTGYSKMPALGPTASRIANDLGNPKIIYSLRDPISRIISNFRHSKLCGAYMPTLPFSKALDEDPILLQASCYARQIMEYENIFGPDAMFLITTDKIQTDISSVLAGLGAYLDIDLNEAKLQKINQKNSHEQLAKSLWIERVFSRDIAGYARRAIPQGLKSTLKSLAPVHRVEFAITPNDIERCMAILGPDLQQLLDIAGEEIRGWPCVRYLLKDPGFDAESLSQIFST; encoded by the coding sequence ATGCCTCTTCCCAACCTCCTAATCATTGGGGCGATGAAGGCCGCAACAACCTCGTTGTATCAGCTTCTTGAAACACATGAGGAGATTTGGTTTCCAAGCGAAAAGGAGCCCCACTACTTCACCAGCAAGGAGTACGGCCAGAATTCTGCGTTCAATAAGTACAAGATGCTGTTTGACGACGCTCCCATCCAGGTAAAGTACATCGGCGAAGCATCGACGGGTTATTCGAAGATGCCTGCCTTGGGGCCAACCGCTTCTCGAATAGCGAACGATTTAGGAAATCCCAAAATCATCTATTCGCTCCGCGATCCTATATCAAGAATCATAAGCAATTTCAGACATTCTAAGCTCTGTGGTGCCTATATGCCAACTTTACCGTTTTCCAAAGCGCTCGACGAGGACCCAATTCTGCTACAAGCGAGCTGTTATGCTCGGCAGATCATGGAGTATGAAAACATCTTCGGACCTGACGCAATGTTTTTAATCACAACTGACAAAATCCAGACAGATATATCAAGCGTATTAGCTGGCCTTGGGGCCTACCTGGACATTGACCTTAACGAGGCCAAGCTGCAAAAAATCAACCAGAAAAACTCTCACGAGCAGTTGGCAAAATCTCTTTGGATTGAACGAGTTTTTTCACGCGACATAGCAGGCTATGCCCGAAGAGCAATTCCGCAGGGCCTTAAGAGCACGCTTAAGTCACTGGCTCCTGTACACCGCGTTGAATTCGCTATTACTCCGAACGATATAGAACGATGTATGGCGATACTTGGCCCAGATCTCCAGCAATTACTCGATATAGCTGGCGAAGAGATTCGGGGATGGCCATGTGTTCGCTACCTTCTCAAAGACCCTGGATTCGATGCTGAGTCGCTCTCGCAAATATTTTCAACCTAA
- a CDS encoding glycosyltransferase encodes MTKTSSAPIKIAAVAIGRNEGNRLRQCLASLYGRCECIVYVDSGSTDESVEVAKSLGAVLVLLESESRFTAARARNAGWKKLITLHPDLDYIQFVDGDCVVAADWLTIGASALSADSKIAVVCGRRREKHPEASLYNRLMDLEWNAPAGYVKSCGGDSLVRLSALTDVDGFNDTVLAGEEPELCQRLRNRGWSILQLDAEMTSHDAAMLQLSSWFRRCIRSGYGSLDVYHRLGVVGFRNEIRSAIFWSVGWIALSMCLMLIGFRISSWTGLGWGGLAAFCIWSSQTLKIAFNGHTRGLNWKDSLGYGIITMLGKPASAWGQATLIVDKVRGVQKRQIFYKASPSQRNEKDAK; translated from the coding sequence ATGACGAAAACGTCATCCGCCCCCATCAAGATCGCTGCAGTTGCAATCGGTCGCAACGAAGGGAATCGTCTACGTCAATGCCTTGCAAGTCTATATGGCCGATGTGAATGCATTGTGTACGTCGACTCAGGATCAACGGACGAAAGCGTCGAGGTTGCCAAATCGCTAGGGGCAGTCCTCGTATTACTAGAATCTGAAAGTCGATTCACCGCTGCGCGCGCTAGAAACGCCGGCTGGAAAAAACTCATCACTTTACATCCCGATCTCGACTACATTCAATTTGTGGACGGCGACTGCGTGGTCGCCGCCGATTGGCTTACAATTGGTGCTTCTGCCCTGAGTGCGGATTCCAAAATCGCGGTGGTCTGCGGAAGACGCCGCGAAAAACATCCTGAAGCCTCGCTTTACAATCGCTTGATGGATTTGGAATGGAACGCGCCTGCAGGGTACGTTAAGTCGTGCGGCGGGGATTCCTTAGTTCGCCTTAGTGCGTTGACTGATGTCGATGGATTTAACGACACGGTCCTGGCAGGTGAAGAGCCCGAACTATGTCAGCGTCTGCGGAACCGGGGCTGGTCGATTCTCCAGCTTGATGCCGAGATGACGTCTCACGATGCGGCCATGCTTCAGCTTTCCTCCTGGTTTCGAAGATGCATTCGAAGCGGATACGGATCCCTAGATGTGTATCACAGGCTCGGTGTAGTGGGATTCCGAAACGAAATCCGCAGTGCCATATTTTGGAGTGTAGGCTGGATCGCTCTATCGATGTGCTTAATGCTCATAGGATTCCGAATCTCCTCATGGACTGGACTCGGCTGGGGTGGGCTTGCGGCGTTTTGCATTTGGTCTTCTCAGACGCTGAAAATCGCATTCAACGGGCACACTCGCGGCCTCAACTGGAAAGACAGTTTGGGATACGGAATAATTACAATGCTCGGAAAACCAGCTTCAGCCTGGGGCCAAGCGACATTGATCGTCGACAAAGTTCGGGGCGTTCAAAAGCGACAAATTTTCTATAAAGCTTCTCCCAGCCAACGAAACGAAAAAGATGCTAAATGA
- a CDS encoding glycosyltransferase, whose amino-acid sequence MRLLPWRSSNTIFHLRISFKIFVLPSFAEGLPVVVIENLAVGTPVATTHTAGILESGLPIQNGWLRSD is encoded by the coding sequence ATGCGCCTTTTACCGTGGCGAAGCAGCAACACAATTTTTCATTTGCGTATTTCGTTTAAGATTTTTGTTCTACCAAGCTTCGCCGAAGGGCTGCCGGTGGTTGTCATAGAAAACTTGGCCGTCGGCACGCCAGTAGCTACAACTCATACTGCAGGAATTCTAGAATCAGGGCTCCCGATCCAAAACGGCTGGCTGAGATCGGATTGA
- a CDS encoding glycosyltransferase family 2 protein yields MSTDFTGVYLPPKVDFKKQVPEKIRSVGVSIVNYRTAPLCIDAINSLFQVENEAPRLNIVVVDSDSNDGSAEQLYEETKKLAHDQPVTLIALKENVGFAASNNIAIKKLLEIDPTIDALWLLNPDTVVHTGALRALIEAMGDSDKIGIVGSRLEHRNGDPQRSAFRFPGILSEFERGAALAFFSRLLKHWQVAPEICNTAFETDWVAGASMLVRRDVFEKIGQFDEGYFLYYEETDLCLTAARAGFQSVYQPKSRVIHLVGSSSGVTSQNRDERRLPKYWFDSRQRYFTKNYGHIYSLLVDISWVTSLTISHLRSWALLRKPKGPKMVIRSVITHRMQPLFRKWRITKW; encoded by the coding sequence ATGAGTACCGATTTCACCGGTGTTTATTTACCACCCAAAGTTGATTTTAAAAAACAAGTTCCTGAGAAAATCCGATCCGTCGGTGTTTCGATCGTGAACTACCGCACCGCTCCGCTATGCATTGACGCGATAAACTCACTCTTCCAAGTTGAAAACGAAGCTCCCCGCTTAAACATTGTGGTCGTGGATAGCGATTCAAATGATGGTTCGGCGGAACAACTGTACGAGGAAACGAAAAAACTCGCACACGATCAGCCAGTTACCCTCATCGCTCTCAAAGAAAATGTTGGGTTTGCTGCATCCAATAATATTGCAATCAAGAAACTGCTAGAGATTGACCCCACCATAGACGCACTCTGGCTACTTAACCCAGATACTGTCGTTCACACCGGGGCGCTACGGGCGCTAATTGAGGCAATGGGAGATTCGGATAAAATCGGGATCGTCGGAAGTCGACTCGAGCATCGGAATGGTGATCCGCAGCGGTCCGCATTTCGGTTTCCAGGGATACTAAGCGAATTCGAGCGAGGAGCGGCTCTTGCATTTTTCAGTCGGCTATTAAAACACTGGCAGGTTGCTCCCGAAATATGTAACACCGCATTCGAGACAGACTGGGTTGCAGGCGCGAGCATGCTAGTTCGACGCGACGTATTTGAAAAAATCGGGCAGTTCGACGAAGGATATTTCCTATATTACGAAGAAACCGATCTATGCCTCACCGCGGCCAGGGCAGGCTTCCAAAGCGTCTACCAGCCGAAAAGCCGAGTCATCCATCTTGTTGGAAGTTCCTCCGGAGTGACCTCCCAAAATCGTGACGAAAGGCGACTTCCTAAATATTGGTTCGACTCAAGGCAGCGATATTTTACGAAAAACTACGGCCACATCTACTCACTGCTTGTTGACATTTCTTGGGTTACCAGCCTTACCATCAGCCACCTACGTTCCTGGGCCTTGCTTAGGAAACCGAAAGGTCCAAAGATGGTGATTCGGTCCGTCATTACACACCGGATGCAGCCTCTCTTTCGGAAATGGCGCATAACCAAATGGTAA